The nucleotide window TGGCGCACCGCCTCGGCCTTGCCCACGTTTTGGGGCAGCGACTGGACCTGGATCTTCTCGGGCCGCTGGTTGGCCAGGCTCTGCAGCTCGGCGAGTGTGTCGTCCGTCGAGCCGTCGTCGACGAAGCAGAGGGCCACCTCGGGCCGCGCCGCGAGGCGGAGCAGCTCGGCGTGGTCGAGCCGCGAGGCCTCGTTGAAGCAGGGGACGATCAGGAGCGCTTCTGACATATCGCCCACCAGGTCAATCCTGCGACGTTGACGCCCACGCGTGCGAAGAGGTGCGACGCGAGGTTGTCCACGCGGAGCGCGCCGCCAATCATCGCGGACACCACCTCGCCGCCCTTCCACTGGCCCAGGTTTGCGGAGGCCGTCGTCGGGCGCCCGCGGCCGCGCTGGACCCGCTCCTTGAGCAGCCCCGCGCCGCGGGCGAGCACCAGGCTGTGAAACGCTCCACCGGACTGGAGAATCGTGAGGCCAGAGGCCTCGATCAAATCGGCGCAGGCCCGCGGGTGGTAGCGGCGGAAGTGCTTGAGCGCGACGTCGTGCTCACTGAAGAGCTGCTGCCAAGCTGGGACGGTGATCAGCACCCGTGCACCGGGCTGGAGGTTCTCTTCCACCAGCGTGCCCAGAAAGCTCCGGTCGTCGTCGACGTGCTCCAGGACATCCATCAGCAGCAGGAGGTCGAACCTGCCGG belongs to Deltaproteobacteria bacterium and includes:
- a CDS encoding methyltransferase domain-containing protein, whose protein sequence is MARARFFGEVMAAHGMDGVDRVLDAGAGDAFFARELLRGRPNARATCWDGSYTDAQLRELPALDPRFQFVRERPTGRFDLLLLMDVLEHVDDDRSFLGTLVEENLQPGARVLITVPAWQQLFSEHDVALKHFRRYHPRACADLIEASGLTILQSGGAFHSLVLARGAGLLKERVQRGRGRPTTASANLGQWKGGEVVSAMIGGALRVDNLASHLFARVGVNVAGLTWWAICQKRS